Proteins co-encoded in one Maridesulfovibrio ferrireducens genomic window:
- the pgk gene encoding phosphoglycerate kinase, producing the protein MRFINELDIAGKKVLLRVDFNVPLDGETITDDNRIKAGVPTIKYALEKGAAVIIMAHLGKPKGKRVAKYSLKPVAKRLSEYLGIDVPLAPDCIGSEVEKMAADLKPGQVLMLENLRFHPEEQGKTPEERGDFGAKLAALADVYVNDAFGVAHRPNSSVVDVPYHSKKCCAGFLLKLEWENLGEALKDPKKPYIAISGGAKVSTKLGILNNLIGKVDHFIIGGAMANTFLLAQGKNVGKSLVEDGLVDIARDIMTKAAASGTDLHLPEDFVWGRNIDEASGVCDADHVPDDGMLLDIGPVSIQKFCDVISEAKTIVWNGPMGLFEKPAFAEGSMKVCKAMAESDGTTIVGGGDTDAVVHKAGLQDDFTFISTGGGSFLEFLEGKELPAFKALKENLDK; encoded by the coding sequence ATGCGCTTCATTAACGAACTCGACATTGCCGGTAAAAAAGTTCTTCTGAGAGTGGATTTTAATGTTCCCCTTGATGGTGAAACAATTACCGATGACAATCGTATTAAAGCCGGAGTTCCGACTATTAAGTATGCTCTGGAAAAAGGAGCTGCGGTAATCATAATGGCTCACCTTGGTAAGCCTAAAGGTAAACGAGTTGCCAAATACAGCCTTAAACCTGTTGCTAAGCGTCTGTCGGAATATCTTGGAATAGATGTTCCCCTTGCTCCTGATTGTATTGGATCAGAAGTCGAAAAAATGGCTGCAGATCTTAAGCCCGGTCAGGTTTTGATGCTTGAGAATTTACGTTTCCATCCTGAGGAGCAGGGAAAGACTCCAGAAGAAAGAGGCGATTTCGGTGCAAAGCTGGCTGCTCTTGCGGATGTATATGTTAATGACGCTTTCGGGGTTGCTCATCGACCCAATTCTTCGGTTGTGGATGTTCCCTATCATTCTAAGAAATGTTGTGCCGGATTTCTTTTGAAGCTGGAATGGGAAAATCTTGGTGAAGCTCTCAAAGATCCTAAGAAGCCTTATATTGCTATTTCCGGTGGCGCAAAAGTTTCGACGAAGCTGGGTATTCTCAATAATCTGATTGGTAAAGTTGATCATTTTATTATCGGTGGTGCTATGGCTAACACATTCCTTCTTGCACAAGGTAAGAATGTAGGTAAATCTCTGGTCGAAGACGGGCTTGTTGATATAGCCCGTGATATTATGACCAAGGCTGCTGCTTCCGGTACAGATCTTCATCTTCCCGAAGATTTTGTGTGGGGCAGAAATATTGACGAAGCTTCCGGTGTTTGTGATGCTGACCACGTTCCTGATGACGGAATGCTTCTTGATATCGGCCCGGTTAGTATTCAAAAATTTTGTGATGTTATTTCAGAAGCCAAGACAATCGTCTGGAACGGTCCGATGGGACTTTTCGAGAAGCCTGCTTTTGCTGAAGGGTCAATGAAAGTCTGTAAGGCTATGGCTGAATCTGACGGCACTACCATCGTTGGAGGAGGGGATACCGATGCAGTTGTACACAAGGCTGGACTGCAAGACGACTTCACCTTCATATCCACAGGAGGCGGTTCTTTCCTTGAGTTTTTAGAAGGAAAAGAGCTTCCCGCCTTCAAAGCCTTGAAGGAGAATCTGGATAAATGA
- a CDS encoding NUDIX domain-containing protein: MDLVEVHRQSLKHRSVIVLLYDSNGKLYLQKRSTEKKQYPGRWDVSASGHVYAKESVKDAAFRVLNSKLRIQNTNIRDITELKASSETGYEFITIFVLDKINTVSAPNSDEVDSGYFYSISELDWLLKECRELLAPTLVYLNDIGLLYKMK; this comes from the coding sequence ATGGACCTAGTTGAAGTTCATAGACAGTCATTGAAACATAGATCGGTGATTGTTCTTTTGTATGATAGCAACGGGAAACTATACTTACAAAAAAGAAGTACCGAAAAGAAACAATACCCTGGTCGATGGGATGTTTCAGCCAGTGGACATGTCTATGCAAAAGAATCGGTTAAAGATGCAGCTTTCAGGGTCTTAAACTCTAAGCTTAGAATACAGAACACTAATATAAGAGACATTACAGAGCTGAAAGCTTCTTCTGAAACTGGATACGAATTTATAACAATCTTTGTTTTAGATAAAATAAATACAGTCTCGGCTCCCAATTCAGACGAGGTGGATTCTGGCTACTTCTACTCTATAAGTGAACTGGACTGGTTACTTAAAGAATGCCGTGAACTTCTCGCTCCAACACTGGTTTATCTAAATGATATAGGATTGTTATATAAGATGAAATAG
- the fdnG gene encoding formate dehydrogenase-N subunit alpha, which yields MRINRRDFVKLTTVAAAGLAAAPAFGGLSKAFAAPAVDRAKALDPKWTKQTTSVCAFCSVGCGLLVNTSLETKRAVNVEGNPDHPINEGALCAKGASSIQMTENPDRPGKFLYRAPFAEEFVEKDWDFCKKRIARLIKDSRDKSFQEKNDKGQTVNRTMGIASLGSAALDNEECYAMHSFMRSLGLVYVEHQARIUHSATVAALVESFGRGAMTNHWNDLQNSDCILIMGSNAAENHPISFKWAVKAQQRGGKIIHVDPRFTRTSARSDAYIALRSGTDIAVLGGMINYIIKNKKYFQEYMINYTNASFIVGKDYGFKDGLFSGFDPETNSYDKSKWAFELDDKGIPKQDKSLKDPQCVFQILKKHYARYTPEKVSSISGVSTEDLELLYKTYTATGVKGKAGTIMYAMGWTQHSVGVQNIRSMAMIQLMLGNIGIAGGGVNALRGECNVQGSTDYALLYHILPGYLKTPLAGQDTLDQYNKTYTPVSTDPESANWWQHYPKYSASLLKAMYSDDTPAESYNYLPRLDSHKASVYSWIPLIDRMYEGGFTGGLIWGMNPACSSPDSVKTRKALTKLDWMVNVNLFRCETSDFWKGPDMDPKKVKTETFFIPCASAIEKEGSVSNSGRWMQWRYQGPDTFGDVKTDGHYFHEIWEELAHLYETEGGAYPEPITHLSFNNMCEKNEKGHYEFSAQQTAKLANGWFTRDTVVKGKTFKKGQQVPSFAYLQDDGSTTSGNWLYCNSVSDDVNKSERHDATQTKEQAKIGLFPNWTWCWPVNRRILYNRASVDNQGNPWNPDKAVIAWNGSKWVGDVPDGGWKPGTKHPFIMRKNGFGQLFGPGRADGPLPEYYEPLECPVSDHPFSKRLHSPTAIQVKSEEKAVCDPRYPFVGTTYRVTEHWQTGSMTRWQSWLVEAEPQMFVEISPELAELRGIENGEKVTIESVRGSLWAIAIVTKRISPYLIQGQQVHMVGMPWHYGWVAPLNGGDSANIVTPNVGDPNTGIPEYKAFMVNLRKWKEGDK from the coding sequence ATGAGAATTAATCGTAGAGATTTTGTGAAACTTACTACTGTTGCAGCCGCCGGGCTTGCTGCAGCGCCCGCATTCGGCGGACTCAGTAAGGCATTTGCGGCTCCGGCAGTTGATCGGGCCAAAGCTCTTGATCCGAAATGGACCAAGCAAACAACTTCAGTCTGTGCTTTCTGTTCAGTCGGTTGTGGTCTGTTAGTAAACACCTCCCTCGAGACCAAACGTGCGGTCAACGTTGAAGGTAACCCAGATCATCCTATCAATGAAGGCGCTCTCTGTGCCAAGGGCGCAAGCTCAATTCAAATGACAGAAAACCCGGACCGTCCCGGAAAATTTCTGTATCGCGCTCCTTTCGCCGAAGAATTCGTAGAAAAAGACTGGGACTTCTGTAAAAAACGCATTGCCCGTCTTATCAAAGATTCCCGCGACAAATCTTTTCAGGAAAAGAACGATAAAGGTCAGACTGTCAACCGTACCATGGGAATCGCTTCTCTTGGTTCAGCTGCGCTGGACAATGAAGAATGTTATGCAATGCACAGCTTCATGCGTTCTTTAGGTCTGGTCTATGTTGAACATCAGGCAAGGATCTGACACAGCGCAACAGTTGCGGCTCTGGTAGAGTCGTTCGGGCGCGGTGCGATGACAAATCACTGGAATGATTTACAAAACAGTGATTGTATTTTGATAATGGGCAGTAACGCTGCCGAAAACCATCCTATTTCCTTTAAGTGGGCTGTAAAAGCACAGCAGCGCGGCGGCAAGATTATTCATGTCGACCCACGCTTCACACGTACATCAGCTAGATCTGATGCATATATTGCTTTACGCTCAGGTACTGATATTGCTGTCCTCGGCGGCATGATCAATTACATTATCAAGAATAAAAAGTACTTCCAAGAATACATGATCAACTATACCAACGCCTCTTTTATTGTTGGTAAAGATTACGGATTCAAAGACGGCTTATTCAGTGGATTCGATCCTGAAACTAACTCATATGACAAGTCCAAATGGGCTTTTGAGCTGGACGACAAGGGTATTCCAAAACAAGATAAGAGCCTGAAAGATCCTCAATGTGTATTTCAGATTCTTAAAAAGCATTACGCACGTTATACTCCTGAAAAAGTATCCTCCATATCCGGTGTTTCCACCGAAGATTTGGAACTGCTTTACAAGACATACACAGCGACCGGAGTAAAAGGCAAAGCCGGAACAATCATGTACGCAATGGGTTGGACTCAGCATTCAGTTGGGGTTCAGAACATTCGTTCCATGGCAATGATTCAGCTCATGCTCGGTAACATCGGTATTGCCGGCGGTGGTGTTAACGCACTTCGCGGTGAGTGTAACGTTCAGGGTTCAACAGACTATGCACTGCTTTACCATATCCTTCCCGGATATCTTAAAACTCCGCTCGCAGGTCAAGATACTCTCGATCAGTACAATAAGACATATACTCCAGTCAGCACCGACCCTGAAAGTGCCAACTGGTGGCAGCATTATCCAAAATATTCCGCCAGTCTTCTGAAGGCTATGTATTCTGATGATACTCCGGCGGAATCTTATAATTATCTTCCACGTCTTGATTCGCACAAAGCCAGTGTTTACTCATGGATTCCACTAATCGACAGAATGTACGAAGGTGGATTCACCGGTGGTCTTATATGGGGTATGAACCCAGCTTGCTCAAGTCCTGACTCAGTCAAAACTCGTAAAGCTCTCACCAAACTAGACTGGATGGTCAACGTCAACCTCTTCCGTTGTGAAACAAGTGACTTCTGGAAAGGTCCGGACATGGATCCTAAAAAAGTCAAAACTGAAACTTTCTTTATTCCTTGCGCTTCCGCAATCGAAAAAGAAGGATCAGTTTCCAACTCCGGTCGTTGGATGCAGTGGCGCTATCAAGGCCCTGACACATTCGGTGATGTAAAGACTGACGGTCACTACTTCCATGAAATCTGGGAAGAGCTTGCTCATCTTTATGAAACTGAAGGCGGCGCATATCCTGAACCGATCACACATCTCAGCTTTAATAATATGTGTGAAAAGAACGAAAAAGGACATTACGAATTCAGCGCTCAGCAGACAGCGAAACTTGCTAACGGCTGGTTCACAAGAGATACTGTCGTAAAGGGTAAAACCTTTAAAAAAGGTCAGCAGGTTCCAAGCTTTGCTTACTTGCAGGATGACGGTTCCACTACTTCCGGTAACTGGCTGTATTGTAACTCAGTATCCGATGACGTGAACAAATCTGAACGTCATGATGCTACTCAGACCAAAGAGCAGGCAAAGATCGGATTGTTCCCGAACTGGACATGGTGTTGGCCTGTTAACCGCCGTATTCTCTATAACCGCGCTTCTGTAGATAATCAGGGTAACCCTTGGAATCCGGATAAAGCTGTTATTGCATGGAACGGAAGCAAATGGGTCGGTGATGTTCCTGATGGCGGATGGAAGCCCGGAACCAAACACCCATTCATTATGCGTAAAAACGGCTTCGGTCAGCTATTCGGTCCCGGTCGCGCAGATGGACCATTGCCTGAATATTATGAACCGCTCGAATGTCCGGTCTCAGATCACCCATTCTCAAAACGCTTGCACAGCCCGACCGCTATACAGGTTAAGAGCGAAGAAAAAGCTGTTTGTGATCCACGCTACCCATTTGTCGGAACCACTTATCGTGTGACCGAACATTGGCAGACAGGTTCAATGACCCGTTGGCAGTCATGGTTGGTTGAAGCGGAACCGCAGATGTTTGTAGAAATCAGTCCCGAACTGGCTGAACTCCGCGGAATCGAAAATGGCGAAAAAGTTACCATAGAAAGTGTTCGTGGTTCACTCTGGGCAATTGCAATCGTTACTAAACGAATCAGCCCTTACCTGATTCAGGGGCAACAAGTTCATATGGTCGGAATGCCTTGGCATTACGGCTGGGTAGCACCTCTCAACGGTGGTGACTCTGCTAATATTGTTACTCCGAATGTTGGTGATCCGAATACTGGTATTCCTGAATATAAAGCCTTTATGGTTAATCTGCGCAAGTGGAAGGAGGGTGACAAATAA
- a CDS encoding GAF domain-containing protein yields MPRNEILINILSIVCNVFEAHTVVLYLPDGQHGYSLSNFFSLGDDVKPIGSPLQIKSLSGIVLSKSEPLFINNMDRKGATPLGYYDSKEDGRIKAFMGTPLDKALGVICLDSKRTYSFSTKDLKILSQFGKMITSILTCISSADAEGKKNEYFLTLKLLHDLRKRQPKWDAFLDNLLDITAAASGYSYVFLTVIDQRGTSFYVEGENKAILQKGDSKSIAFPLGSGLVGWVYKNQESIFIDENSQGQACSGVLGASAATQEFLSVICLPLVFQKKTRGVLVLANNEPLKISEDLKDFLFMVSEYLTQFLENLFLKSRLAEARTALQKVTPAKSNPVLINDN; encoded by the coding sequence ATGCCTAGAAATGAAATTTTGATAAATATTCTTAGCATTGTCTGCAATGTCTTTGAAGCACATACCGTTGTTTTATATTTGCCTGACGGACAGCATGGATATAGTCTTTCGAATTTTTTCAGTCTTGGAGACGATGTAAAACCTATCGGAAGTCCGCTACAGATAAAAAGTCTGTCTGGAATAGTTCTTAGTAAAAGTGAACCGCTATTTATAAATAATATGGATAGAAAAGGCGCGACTCCGCTTGGTTATTACGATTCAAAGGAAGACGGACGAATTAAAGCTTTCATGGGGACTCCGCTTGATAAAGCTCTCGGAGTTATCTGTTTGGACAGCAAGCGGACATATTCATTCAGTACTAAAGATTTAAAAATTCTTTCTCAATTCGGTAAAATGATTACATCGATACTTACTTGTATCAGTTCTGCAGATGCCGAAGGGAAAAAAAATGAATACTTTTTGACCTTGAAACTGCTTCATGACCTTCGTAAAAGACAGCCTAAATGGGATGCTTTTCTTGATAATCTTTTAGACATAACGGCTGCAGCAAGTGGTTATTCTTATGTTTTTCTGACTGTTATCGACCAAAGAGGAACCTCCTTTTATGTAGAAGGGGAGAATAAGGCTATACTCCAAAAAGGCGACTCTAAGTCTATTGCTTTTCCACTTGGAAGCGGTCTTGTCGGCTGGGTTTACAAAAATCAGGAATCTATTTTCATTGACGAAAACAGTCAGGGGCAGGCATGCTCAGGTGTGCTTGGGGCCAGTGCAGCTACTCAGGAATTTTTAAGTGTAATTTGTCTTCCGCTTGTTTTTCAGAAGAAAACAAGAGGGGTTTTAGTTCTTGCGAATAATGAACCTTTAAAGATATCTGAAGATCTGAAAGATTTTTTGTTTATGGTTTCTGAATATTTGACGCAATTTCTCGAGAATCTTTTTTTAAAGAGCAGACTTGCGGAAGCAAGGACAGCTTTGCAGAAGGTAACCCCTGCAAAGAGTAACCCGGTTCTGATAAATGATAATTAA
- a CDS encoding inositol monophosphatase family protein, translating to MNSILKKASCVVLEAGNIIKEGWKKPKNIKHKGRIDLVTETDLAVELFLKEELSKILPGSSFLAEETAGNAELVDRTWIIDPLDGTTNFAHGLPMVATSVALWIDNSIALGIINLPILNEIFTTIKGGGAFMNGETIHVSDCASMEDSLIATGFPYAIEDHVDFITKALNKVLMNTQGVRRPGAAALDLAYLACGRYDGFYENALRPWDTAAGWLLVEEAGGTVSDYNNGEFNLFSPGILATNSKLHDSLGNILRSCL from the coding sequence ATGAATTCTATCCTTAAAAAAGCATCCTGTGTTGTTCTTGAAGCTGGTAATATTATCAAAGAAGGGTGGAAAAAACCTAAAAACATAAAGCACAAAGGCCGTATTGATCTTGTTACTGAGACTGATTTGGCGGTAGAGCTTTTTCTTAAAGAAGAGCTTTCAAAAATACTTCCGGGATCTTCTTTTTTAGCAGAAGAAACCGCTGGAAATGCTGAGCTTGTTGACCGGACATGGATAATTGATCCGCTTGATGGAACAACTAATTTTGCTCATGGATTACCCATGGTTGCAACTTCTGTTGCTTTATGGATTGATAATTCTATAGCTCTCGGGATAATTAACCTGCCGATTTTGAATGAAATTTTTACGACAATTAAAGGTGGCGGGGCTTTTATGAATGGTGAGACTATTCATGTTTCAGATTGTGCGAGCATGGAAGATTCTCTCATAGCAACAGGTTTTCCGTACGCCATAGAAGACCATGTCGACTTCATTACTAAAGCTTTGAATAAAGTTCTTATGAATACTCAGGGAGTACGCAGGCCGGGAGCTGCCGCTTTGGATCTGGCATATCTGGCATGCGGTAGATATGATGGTTTTTATGAAAATGCGCTGAGACCGTGGGATACAGCAGCCGGATGGCTGCTTGTTGAAGAGGCTGGCGGAACAGTCTCAGATTATAATAACGGTGAGTTCAATCTTTTTTCACCCGGTATTCTTGCCACCAATTCCAAGCTTCATGATTCGCTTGGAAATATTTTGAGATCTTGTTTATAG
- the rimI gene encoding ribosomal protein S18-alanine N-acetyltransferase codes for MKSTEVTTCDQMIVELGLESLSELRKLECVCFDYHWTEEQFRLGLERRAFYVLGYLFEGILVGYLAYSMVLDEMEVLNLGVHPDFRKRGIGRELMLALLEQCRKTDVVKGLLDVKESNIPAISLYESLGFKQVGVRKKYYPDTNEDALLYDLEL; via the coding sequence ATGAAAAGCACAGAAGTCACTACTTGTGACCAAATGATAGTCGAACTGGGGCTGGAATCTCTTAGTGAGCTCAGAAAACTTGAATGCGTTTGTTTCGATTACCATTGGACTGAGGAGCAATTCCGACTGGGACTTGAACGAAGAGCCTTCTATGTTCTTGGATATTTATTTGAAGGTATTCTTGTCGGTTATCTGGCGTATTCAATGGTTCTTGATGAAATGGAAGTTTTAAATTTAGGAGTTCATCCTGATTTTAGAAAACGCGGGATCGGTAGAGAATTAATGCTGGCGTTGCTAGAACAATGTCGCAAAACAGATGTTGTTAAAGGTCTTCTTGATGTCAAAGAATCAAATATTCCTGCTATATCCCTTTATGAAAGTTTAGGTTTTAAGCAGGTTGGAGTTCGCAAAAAATATTATCCGGATACGAATGAAGATGCGCTTCTTTATGATCTGGAGTTGTAA
- the tpiA gene encoding triose-phosphate isomerase yields the protein MKKLMAANWKMYKTRAEAKATAEDFISRIDGKLPSDRDVLIAAPFTALESVGSVLAGRADCHLCAENMYPAEEGAFTGEISPEMLKDVGCGFSLAGHSERRHVLGESSEFVGKKVAFGLKSGLSMILCIGETIEQRKAGKVQQVIDEQLEVGLSEIPANFSPDSIVIAYEPVWAIGTGEVAGIDEIVEAHGFVRKKLKNIFPEKANEIRILYGGSVKPANCAQIISLDNVDGVLVGGASLDGESFSQIALA from the coding sequence ATGAAAAAATTGATGGCCGCTAACTGGAAGATGTATAAAACCCGTGCAGAAGCGAAAGCTACCGCAGAGGATTTTATTTCACGAATTGACGGTAAATTGCCTAGTGACAGAGACGTTCTCATTGCAGCTCCGTTTACAGCTCTCGAAAGTGTCGGGTCTGTGCTTGCCGGAAGGGCTGACTGTCATCTATGTGCGGAAAATATGTATCCTGCCGAGGAAGGGGCCTTTACCGGAGAAATATCACCGGAAATGCTTAAAGATGTCGGATGCGGATTTTCTCTTGCAGGACATTCCGAGCGCAGGCATGTATTAGGAGAGTCGAGCGAATTTGTTGGTAAAAAAGTGGCGTTCGGTTTAAAATCCGGACTTTCGATGATTCTCTGCATCGGTGAAACCATCGAACAGAGAAAGGCTGGAAAAGTTCAGCAGGTAATTGATGAGCAACTTGAAGTCGGATTGTCTGAAATTCCTGCAAATTTTTCTCCTGATTCCATAGTAATTGCCTATGAACCTGTGTGGGCAATTGGAACTGGAGAAGTAGCCGGAATTGATGAAATCGTCGAAGCTCATGGATTTGTTAGAAAAAAGCTAAAAAATATTTTTCCTGAAAAAGCTAATGAAATCAGGATATTATATGGTGGAAGTGTTAAACCGGCCAACTGCGCGCAAATAATATCCCTTGACAATGTCGACGGTGTATTGGTAGGAGGCGCGAGCTTGGACGGCGAAAGTTTCAGCCAGATTGCTCTGGCATAA
- the gcvT gene encoding glycine cleavage system aminomethyltransferase GcvT, translating into MSSLRTTPLTEWHRENGAKLVPFAGFEMPVQYEGIIIEHKHTREKAGIFDISHMGEFLISGKGTKDALNKLVTQNLDTLAPGKCRYGFLPNDEGGVLDDLIIYCLAEDSYMLVINGACEENDFNWIDSHLPDGINFENVSYETAKIDLQGPLALEVLEKVLGRDFKHLKYFNFEQTEFDGYKLIISRTGYTGELGYEFYLPSDKAITLWEKLIADDKVEPIGLGARDTLRLELGYPLYGQDLDTKHNPREGGYSFVLADDAFTDVKEILIPLTIKSRRSARHGDKVLLNGKEIGVVTSGSFSPTLRYSIALAYVQADAAESTEFLVKGARADLKAMKGELPFYKEGTARKKFD; encoded by the coding sequence TTGTCATCTTTACGCACGACCCCTCTTACTGAATGGCATCGCGAAAATGGAGCTAAACTGGTTCCGTTCGCCGGCTTTGAAATGCCTGTTCAATATGAAGGTATTATTATTGAGCACAAACATACCCGCGAAAAAGCAGGTATCTTTGATATCAGTCATATGGGTGAATTCTTAATCTCCGGAAAAGGAACCAAAGACGCACTTAATAAATTGGTTACGCAAAATCTGGATACACTCGCCCCCGGTAAATGTCGCTATGGTTTTTTGCCTAACGATGAAGGCGGTGTGCTTGATGATTTGATTATCTACTGCCTTGCCGAAGATTCTTACATGCTCGTTATTAACGGAGCATGCGAAGAAAATGACTTTAACTGGATCGACAGTCATCTCCCAGACGGTATTAATTTCGAAAATGTATCTTACGAAACTGCCAAAATAGATTTACAAGGTCCTCTCGCTCTTGAAGTTCTGGAAAAAGTACTCGGTAGAGATTTCAAACATCTTAAATATTTTAATTTTGAGCAGACTGAATTTGACGGCTATAAACTAATAATCAGCCGTACGGGTTATACCGGAGAACTGGGATATGAATTCTATCTCCCTTCCGACAAAGCTATTACACTTTGGGAAAAATTGATTGCTGACGATAAAGTTGAACCTATAGGACTCGGCGCTCGTGATACTTTACGCCTTGAACTTGGATATCCACTATACGGCCAGGATTTGGATACAAAGCACAATCCTCGCGAAGGCGGTTATTCCTTTGTATTAGCCGACGATGCATTCACAGATGTTAAAGAGATATTAATTCCTTTAACTATCAAAAGCCGTCGTTCAGCTCGTCATGGAGACAAAGTTCTGCTCAACGGTAAAGAAATCGGAGTTGTCACAAGTGGCTCGTTCTCACCCACGCTGAGATATTCAATTGCTCTTGCTTATGTTCAAGCAGATGCTGCAGAGTCCACAGAATTTCTTGTCAAAGGAGCACGAGCTGACCTGAAAGCTATGAAAGGTGAACTGCCCTTCTATAAAGAAGGAACAGCGCGCAAGAAATTTGATTAG
- a CDS encoding 4Fe-4S dicluster domain-containing protein — translation MNGKSFFVDLTLCTACRGCQVACKQWKKLPAEKTRNMGSHQNPQDLSSKTLRLVRFNEVEDDKNKLNWFFFPEQCRHCIEPPCKYTVNMYAPGGVVQDPETGAVIMTDKAKTKVGKVESWELCPYNVPRQDPETGIWNKCDMCIDRVQMGMLPACVQSCPTGTMNFGDREEMLDLANKRLAEVKKTKPKAYLADPEDVRVIYLCESAPDSYHENLLASADQRNTLMANGPAPTKSSRRGFLTAALGKKNKA, via the coding sequence ATGAATGGTAAAAGTTTTTTTGTAGACCTCACCCTTTGTACCGCCTGCCGCGGTTGCCAGGTGGCATGTAAGCAGTGGAAAAAACTCCCTGCTGAAAAGACCCGCAATATGGGGTCTCACCAAAACCCGCAGGATCTATCTTCTAAAACCCTTCGTCTCGTGCGCTTTAATGAAGTGGAAGACGACAAAAATAAACTGAACTGGTTCTTCTTCCCAGAACAGTGCAGACATTGCATTGAGCCGCCTTGTAAATACACGGTTAACATGTATGCTCCCGGCGGAGTTGTTCAGGACCCGGAAACCGGCGCAGTTATCATGACTGACAAAGCCAAAACCAAAGTCGGAAAAGTTGAAAGCTGGGAACTCTGTCCTTACAATGTTCCACGCCAAGACCCTGAAACAGGTATTTGGAATAAATGTGACATGTGCATAGACCGCGTTCAGATGGGAATGCTTCCCGCCTGCGTACAGAGCTGTCCTACCGGCACCATGAATTTTGGTGACCGTGAAGAAATGCTCGATCTTGCAAATAAACGTCTGGCAGAAGTCAAAAAAACTAAGCCGAAAGCTTACCTTGCTGATCCTGAAGATGTCCGCGTTATCTACCTGTGCGAATCAGCACCGGATAGCTATCACGAAAATCTTCTGGCTTCAGCAGATCAGCGTAATACTTTAATGGCTAACGGCCCTGCTCCGACAAAAAGCTCGCGCCGCGGATTTTTGACAGCGGCTCTCGGCAAAAAGAATAAAGCCTAA
- a CDS encoding rod shape-determining protein yields the protein MLWARLMSFLGKDLAMDLGTANTLLYTPKDGIVLNEPSVVALDARDESVIAVGKEAKEYLGRTPDKIKAIRPMKDGVIADFEVTKKMISFFIQKVISKRNLVKPKIIICVPTGITQVEKRAVIESGQQAGAREVRLIEEPMAAAIGAGLNIHDPEGNMVVDIGGGTTEVAVITLSSIAHSQSVRVAGDEMNLAIMRYVQDEFKLLIGENTAERAKITIGSAIELPEILTMTISGRNLIDGKPKAIEITDAHIREAIADPVAAIVRSVRVALENTQPELVSDIATNGLLLAGGGALLKGLDILINRETSLKVIIDSDPLTTVVRGTGLSLQRDKGFEKVYIN from the coding sequence ATGTTATGGGCTAGATTAATGAGCTTTCTGGGTAAAGATCTTGCCATGGACCTTGGTACCGCTAATACTTTGCTTTACACTCCTAAAGACGGAATTGTTCTAAATGAACCGTCCGTTGTTGCTCTTGATGCTCGTGATGAGTCAGTTATTGCCGTGGGCAAAGAAGCCAAAGAGTATCTTGGAAGAACTCCGGATAAAATTAAAGCTATTCGCCCGATGAAAGACGGGGTTATTGCTGATTTTGAAGTTACCAAAAAAATGATTTCTTTCTTTATTCAGAAAGTTATCAGTAAGCGTAATCTTGTTAAGCCAAAGATAATTATTTGTGTTCCTACCGGAATTACTCAAGTTGAAAAACGTGCAGTTATTGAATCGGGACAACAGGCCGGAGCTCGTGAAGTTCGTTTGATTGAAGAGCCTATGGCTGCTGCTATCGGAGCCGGGCTTAACATTCATGATCCGGAAGGTAATATGGTTGTTGATATCGGTGGCGGAACGACTGAAGTTGCCGTTATTACGCTGTCTTCCATCGCTCACAGCCAGTCCGTACGGGTTGCGGGTGACGAAATGAATTTAGCTATTATGCGTTATGTTCAAGATGAATTTAAATTGTTAATCGGTGAAAATACTGCGGAACGAGCTAAAATAACTATCGGTTCTGCTATTGAATTGCCGGAAATTTTGACAATGACAATTTCAGGTAGAAATTTAATAGACGGAAAGCCTAAAGCTATTGAAATTACTGATGCCCATATTAGGGAAGCAATCGCTGATCCGGTTGCCGCGATTGTCAGATCTGTTCGGGTTGCTCTTGAAAATACTCAGCCTGAACTTGTTAGCGATATTGCCACAAACGGACTGCTTTTGGCTGGAGGGGGCGCACTTTTAAAGGGACTTGATATCCTGATAAACCGTGAAACTTCTCTTAAGGTTATTATTGATAGCGATCCACTGACCACGGTTGTCAGAGGAACCGGTTTAAGCCTCCAAAGAGATAAAGGCTTTGAAAAAGTCTATATTAATTAA